In the Candidatus Cloacimonas acidaminovorans str. Evry genome, one interval contains:
- a CDS encoding OmpA family protein, with amino-acid sequence MKNIKTQIYISILCLLLTGSLFCASVNEISFNVRQLREFLTYTPDLDGQILSAADSLVIQNRKAEIQQEINALLASSRERYTVEDITVLGYLQDQGVLSIENREFKRNMKIRMSQEEAEVVTSHPGNFYLEALRELDQNLSWVYYNWTLKGYNTIYYEEEEEINNIPEIELVSINPETMFDISYQLYKQNQTAKTALENYQDGDYRVSLNQFLAEVRTGDMPATHYFWIAMNYLELGEISNAKYYLEQYLQTFDPNYVTIAQHYLDLIAEQENVFRRVQVNENPIYLSSDEGESHFTVSPDGTYLYFCSGRPAAFAKTNIWRAERLNNSWAYPELVEALSTNSDEALCSFSSNGMRAYLMGKYEQGRQDYDIYTSDDKNGWTSPVRLTAVNSDQQEIDPYVYQDRLMLFSSNRPGGFGGYDIYLSIYNDGSWQRPFNLGANVNTAGDEIAPFLDWDGKTIFFSSNGYRGFGGYDIYKAVVLDGEAKTWSRAENVGAPVNSAYNDRAFYHLRNSNEAILLSDRARRGVLGIHPLSLEYAPRSYFIKDSDGQVKRVQDKDNTSPLSGLLTQEVEEEYLEIWGTVLNDKNVPVQAELRFSYDRDGIHYHDLARPDEQGNYSIYLPVSKEYILDTNPSGYSMYSTRIKPPSQSSRVRQDLRLEPLDLDKVFVFSNIQFDYDSAVLKAESYPILNEIALTLLNNPTIRVEISGHTCENQGGEKYNTTLSENRAAAVLSYLKGKGVNANRMISVGYGLSRPLNNNLSEEDKALNRRVEVKIIK; translated from the coding sequence ATGAAAAATATTAAAACTCAGATATATATAAGCATCTTATGCCTTTTGCTGACTGGAAGCCTGTTTTGCGCCAGCGTCAACGAAATCAGTTTCAATGTCCGCCAATTGCGTGAGTTTCTCACCTACACTCCGGATCTGGATGGCCAGATTCTCAGTGCTGCTGACAGTCTTGTTATCCAAAACCGTAAAGCTGAAATCCAGCAGGAGATCAATGCTCTGCTGGCTTCCAGCCGCGAGCGCTACACTGTGGAGGATATCACAGTGCTGGGCTATCTTCAAGACCAAGGCGTGCTCTCTATTGAAAACCGGGAGTTCAAACGCAATATGAAGATCCGGATGTCGCAGGAGGAGGCAGAAGTCGTGACCAGCCACCCCGGTAACTTCTATCTGGAAGCTTTGCGAGAACTGGATCAAAACCTGAGTTGGGTCTATTACAACTGGACCCTCAAGGGCTACAACACCATATATTATGAAGAGGAAGAAGAGATCAACAACATCCCCGAAATTGAGTTGGTCTCCATCAACCCGGAAACAATGTTCGACATCTCCTACCAGCTATATAAACAGAATCAAACCGCCAAAACTGCCCTGGAAAACTACCAGGATGGTGATTACAGAGTTTCGCTGAACCAATTTCTGGCTGAAGTACGCACCGGAGACATGCCTGCCACTCATTATTTCTGGATTGCTATGAACTATCTGGAACTGGGGGAGATCAGCAATGCCAAGTATTATTTAGAACAATATCTTCAAACCTTTGACCCGAATTATGTGACCATAGCACAGCACTACCTGGATTTGATCGCGGAGCAAGAGAATGTCTTTCGCCGGGTTCAGGTCAATGAGAATCCAATCTACCTCTCCAGTGACGAGGGAGAATCCCATTTTACCGTCAGTCCCGATGGAACCTATCTATATTTCTGTTCCGGACGTCCAGCCGCTTTTGCGAAAACCAATATCTGGAGAGCAGAGCGTTTGAACAATTCCTGGGCTTATCCAGAGCTCGTGGAAGCTCTCAGTACAAATAGCGACGAAGCGCTTTGTTCATTCTCCTCCAATGGTATGCGTGCCTACTTGATGGGAAAATATGAGCAAGGCAGGCAGGACTATGATATCTACACCAGTGATGATAAAAACGGTTGGACCAGTCCCGTTCGTCTGACCGCAGTCAACAGCGACCAGCAGGAAATTGATCCCTATGTCTATCAGGACCGCTTGATGCTATTCAGTTCAAACCGTCCAGGCGGCTTTGGAGGTTATGACATCTATCTAAGTATCTACAACGACGGCAGTTGGCAGCGCCCATTCAACCTGGGGGCTAATGTCAACACCGCAGGTGATGAAATTGCTCCCTTCCTGGATTGGGATGGCAAGACCATTTTCTTTTCCAGCAACGGCTATCGCGGTTTTGGAGGATATGACATTTACAAGGCAGTGGTACTGGATGGAGAAGCAAAGACCTGGTCCCGGGCCGAAAATGTTGGAGCTCCGGTCAATTCTGCTTACAACGACAGAGCTTTCTATCACCTGCGCAATTCCAATGAAGCCATTTTGCTTTCAGACCGTGCCCGGAGAGGCGTTTTAGGTATACACCCTCTCAGCCTTGAATACGCACCCCGATCCTACTTTATCAAGGACAGCGATGGTCAGGTCAAACGTGTGCAGGATAAGGACAACACCTCACCACTCAGCGGATTGCTTACCCAAGAGGTGGAAGAGGAGTATCTGGAGATTTGGGGAACTGTGCTCAATGATAAAAATGTTCCAGTGCAGGCGGAATTGCGTTTCAGTTACGACCGGGACGGAATTCATTATCACGATCTGGCAAGACCGGACGAGCAGGGAAACTATTCCATATATTTGCCAGTCAGCAAGGAGTATATCCTTGATACCAATCCCAGCGGTTACTCTATGTATTCCACCAGAATCAAACCGCCTAGTCAAAGCAGCCGAGTTCGTCAAGATCTGCGATTGGAACCTCTGGATCTAGATAAAGTATTCGTGTTCAGCAATATCCAATTTGACTATGACAGTGCTGTCCTGAAGGCAGAATCATATCCGATTCTCAATGAGATTGCCCTCACGCTTCTGAACAACCCCACAATTCGGGTCGAAATTTCCGGCCACACTTGCGAGAACCAAGGTGGAGAGAAGTATAACACCACATTGTCTGAAAACCGTGCTGCCGCTGTATTAAGTTACCTGAAGGGAAAGGGCGTTAACGCAAACAGGATGATCTCGGTTGGTTATGGTCTCAGTCGTCCCCTGAACAACAATCTCTCCGAAGAAGACAAAGCCCTGAACCGACGAGTGGAAGTCAAGATCATCAAATAA
- a CDS encoding T9SS type A sorting domain-containing protein, producing the protein MKRSHYLFITIWLMAMAALLGAQETPQIVDVDQLPFSVGDVSDAVVMGNFCYINTCLPFYLVKIDLLTKEVIWQQPNSYTGSPGYSLVKTPDGNLCYSDGSEIVKITPNGDICWSRDLSSYSSCISISNTSNNFLTCYGNYSNLILLNYENGAILGNWAIPTGGNHYSYHFAIASSDSIFYCFDNTSHGTTSNTAIKLTKVQINTAAEVIWSFEVPDLLQPVGLVDDNIIYFGGQQLDPWTNTLLYKIEDMGDNYQLVSTTDIAGPDTTAHVHHLLLNNHELLLSCLIVLGDDPNGQDGSALSMFCYNQNMNLVWQISQNILPFFVTQAVALSDDAAKLYAISIYRQTYSGPDTNWLTEISLPTPVTDPVLTPNINDVCYPNPFRNSTTIKFEMNSPASTSIAVYNIKGQVVRHLVQS; encoded by the coding sequence ATGAAACGGAGCCACTATCTTTTTATAACTATCTGGCTAATGGCTATGGCTGCCCTATTGGGAGCTCAAGAAACGCCACAAATAGTAGATGTTGATCAATTACCCTTTAGTGTCGGTGATGTCTCCGATGCCGTAGTGATGGGCAACTTCTGCTATATAAATACTTGCCTGCCATTTTACCTAGTAAAGATAGACCTCTTAACTAAAGAGGTAATCTGGCAACAACCCAATTCTTATACTGGGAGTCCTGGATATAGTTTAGTCAAGACCCCTGATGGAAATTTGTGCTATAGCGACGGATCAGAAATTGTTAAGATAACACCCAATGGCGATATATGCTGGTCTCGTGACTTAAGTTCTTATAGTAGTTGCATTTCCATATCTAATACGAGCAATAATTTTTTAACATGTTATGGTAATTATAGCAATTTAATTCTGTTAAACTATGAAAACGGCGCTATCCTAGGAAACTGGGCTATTCCGACAGGAGGAAATCACTACTCTTATCATTTTGCTATAGCTAGTTCTGATTCTATCTTTTACTGTTTTGACAATACTAGTCATGGCACAACTTCTAATACCGCTATTAAACTAACCAAGGTCCAGATTAATACTGCGGCAGAAGTTATCTGGAGTTTTGAGGTGCCAGATTTATTACAGCCCGTAGGTTTAGTAGATGATAACATCATCTACTTTGGCGGCCAACAATTAGATCCCTGGACAAATACTCTCCTGTATAAAATTGAGGATATGGGAGACAATTACCAACTGGTATCTACCACTGACATAGCTGGACCGGACACTACCGCCCATGTCCATCACCTTCTACTTAATAACCATGAGCTATTGCTTTCCTGTCTTATTGTTTTAGGAGATGACCCTAATGGACAAGATGGCAGTGCTTTATCAATGTTCTGCTATAACCAGAATATGAACCTGGTCTGGCAAATCTCTCAAAATATCCTGCCATTTTTTGTCACCCAGGCCGTAGCTTTATCTGATGATGCCGCTAAACTCTATGCTATTTCTATCTATCGGCAAACTTATAGTGGTCCAGATACCAACTGGCTCACTGAAATTAGTTTGCCAACCCCGGTCACGGATCCAGTCCTTACTCCTAATATTAATGATGTCTGCTATCCTAATCCCTTTAGAAATAGCACCACCATTAAATTTGAGATGAATAGCCCTGCCAGCACCAGCATTGCGGTATATAACATTAAAGGACAAGTGGTTCGCCATTTAGTGCAGTCCTAA